A single window of Nitrospirota bacterium DNA harbors:
- a CDS encoding type Z 30S ribosomal protein S14, translating to MAKKCLMEKVKHAPKFKVRAYNRCRICGRPRGYLRKFGMCRICFRALSLKGQIPGVTKSSW from the coding sequence ATGGCAAAAAAGTGTCTAATGGAAAAAGTAAAGCATGCACCAAAGTTTAAAGTAAGGGCATATAACAGATGCCGTATCTGTGGCAGGCCGAGAGGTTATTTAAGAAAATTTGGTATGTGCAGGATATGTTTCAGGGCACTGTCTCTTAAGGGGCAGATTCCTGGAGTGACAAAATCAAGCTGGTAG
- the rplE gene encoding 50S ribosomal protein L5: protein MVRLKERYKKRVVPELMKEFSYENSMQVPRVEKVVLNVGLGEAIQNIKLLDAAVKELAVITGQMPVITKAKKSIAGFKLRKGMPVGCMVTLRGDRMYEFLDRFISLALPRIRDFKGLSAKNFDGRGNYALGVKEQFIFPEIDYDKVESVHGMDIIIVTTAKANDEGKALLRHLGMPFRGEK from the coding sequence ATGGTAAGGCTGAAGGAGAGGTATAAAAAACGTGTTGTCCCTGAACTCATGAAAGAGTTTTCATATGAAAATTCGATGCAGGTTCCCAGGGTGGAGAAGGTCGTATTAAATGTTGGCCTTGGTGAAGCTATTCAGAATATAAAGCTCCTTGATGCTGCAGTAAAAGAATTGGCGGTTATAACAGGGCAGATGCCTGTAATAACAAAAGCGAAAAAATCCATAGCCGGTTTCAAGCTTCGTAAAGGGATGCCGGTTGGATGCATGGTTACCCTCAGGGGTGACAGGATGTATGAATTCCTCGATAGATTTATAAGTCTTGCGCTGCCGAGAATCAGGGATTTTAAAGGGCTTTCAGCAAAAAATTTTGATGGCAGGGGCAACTATGCTTTAGGCGTGAAGGAGCAATTTATCTTCCCTGAGATAGATTACGATAAGGTGGAAAGCGTTCACGGCATGGATATAATAATTGTTACAACAGCTAAAGCCAACGATGAAGGCAAGGCCCTTCTCAGGCATTTAGGAATGCCTTTCAGAGGTGAGAAGTAA
- a CDS encoding 50S ribosomal protein L24, with protein sequence MGLKKNDTVIVIAGKEKGRRGRVLSVYPDKESLLVEKLNIIKKHMKPSKRYAQGGIIEKEAPIHRSNVMLICPKCEKPTRIEQSFLGGNKKVRVCKKCKEVIDR encoded by the coding sequence CTGGGTCTCAAGAAGAATGATACAGTTATAGTTATTGCTGGCAAAGAAAAAGGCAGGAGGGGCAGGGTGCTCTCTGTGTATCCTGACAAAGAAAGTCTTCTTGTTGAAAAGTTAAACATTATTAAAAAACACATGAAGCCGAGCAAACGTTATGCACAGGGTGGGATTATAGAAAAGGAAGCCCCTATCCATAGGTCCAATGTTATGCTTATTTGTCCAAAATGTGAAAAACCCACGCGAATCGAGCAGAGCTTTCTCGGAGGTAATAAAAAGGTCAGGGTCTGCAAAAAGTGCAAGGAGGTCATTGACCGTTAA
- the rplN gene encoding 50S ribosomal protein L14 translates to MIQLRSILDVADNSGAKKVQCIKALGGFHRKYAGIGDVVVVSVKEALPDGNIKKGAVAKAVVVRTKKETRRPDGSYIRFDQNAVVLISPQGEPIGTRIFGPVARELRWKGFMKIISLAPEVL, encoded by the coding sequence ATGATACAACTACGGAGCATCTTAGATGTAGCAGATAATTCAGGAGCTAAAAAGGTGCAGTGCATTAAAGCGCTGGGAGGTTTTCACCGTAAATATGCAGGGATTGGAGATGTTGTTGTAGTAAGCGTCAAAGAGGCCTTACCAGATGGCAATATAAAAAAGGGAGCTGTTGCAAAAGCAGTTGTGGTCAGAACAAAGAAGGAAACCAGAAGGCCTGATGGTTCTTATATCAGGTTTGACCAGAATGCAGTTGTCCTTATAAGTCCCCAGGGTGAACCAATCGGTACAAGGATATTTGGCCCTGTGGCAAGGGAGCTGAGATGGAAAGGGTTTATGAAAATAATTTCATTAGCCCCCGAGGTTCTTTAA
- the rpsQ gene encoding 30S ribosomal protein S17: MRRKIYTGEVISDKMDKTVVVAVKRLVQDSTYKKTIKKITKFKAHDEENKCKVGDKVEIIETRPISKEKRWVVLKILKSEGSSIGQVKP; the protein is encoded by the coding sequence ATGCGTAGAAAAATTTACACAGGTGAAGTTATAAGCGACAAAATGGATAAAACAGTCGTTGTAGCCGTCAAGAGATTAGTCCAGGATTCGACTTATAAAAAGACAATAAAGAAGATTACAAAGTTTAAGGCCCACGATGAAGAAAACAAATGTAAGGTTGGAGATAAAGTTGAAATTATTGAGACAAGACCTATTAGTAAGGAAAAGAGATGGGTTGTCTTAAAGATACTTAAGTCCGAAGGGTCCTCTATCGGACAGGTAAAGCCATGA
- the rpmC gene encoding 50S ribosomal protein L29, whose amino-acid sequence MKPPELRALSIDELRRKEDDLKKELFNLRFQKATGEIENPMRIRQVKKDIARTLTIIREKENA is encoded by the coding sequence ATGAAACCTCCGGAACTCAGGGCGTTAAGCATTGATGAACTCAGGAGGAAAGAAGATGACCTCAAGAAAGAATTATTTAATCTGAGATTTCAGAAGGCTACAGGTGAAATTGAGAATCCCATGAGGATAAGACAGGTGAAGAAAGACATTGCGAGAACTCTGACAATTATAAGGGAAAAAGAGAATGCGTAG